A part of Aspergillus flavus chromosome 1, complete sequence genomic DNA contains:
- a CDS encoding primary component of eisosomes, which produces MHRTYSMRQSRMPTASQIENPPPPLSTTKTNRWIGKGGFGHAFRKNAAGAFGPDLARKLSQLVKMEKNVMRSMEMVAKERMETAQQLSIWGENCDEDVSDITDKIGVLLYEIGELEDLYVDRYDQYRVTIKSIRNIEASVQPSRDRKQKITDEIAKLKYKDPNSPRIVVLEQELVRAEAESLVAEAQLSNITREKLKAAFQYQFDALREHCEKVAIIAGYGKHLLDLIDDTPVTPGETRASYDGYDASKAIIQDCEEALANWVTSKAAVKSDVSQRTRTLSQRRREAIGKNRDGVDLSTQDQPMRGDRDSWVPADQHPTYVEDGEEVASTVDGEARGREEEREPVSV; this is translated from the exons ATGCATCGCACCTATTCCATGCGCCAATCGCGCATGCCCACCGCATCGCAGATTGAGAATCCGCCTCCGCCGTTGTCCACGACCAAGACAAACCGATGGATTGGGAAAGGCGGCTTCG GCCATGCCTTCCGTAAGAATGCCGCCGGCGCATTCGGACCCGATCTTGCAAGGAAGCTCTCCCAGCTCGTTaagatggagaagaatgtcatGCGCAGCATGGAAATGGTAGCCAAGGAGCGAATGGAGACCGCT CAACAACTGTCCATCTGGGGTGAGAACTGTGACGAAGATGTGTCCGACATCACAGACAAGATCGGCGTGTTGCTCTATGAAATCGGAGAGTTGGAAGACCTCTATGTCGACCGTTATGATCAGTACCGTGTCACCATCAAGAGCATTCGCAACATTGAAGCTTCCGTTCAGCCCAGCCGAGACC GCAAGCAGAAGATCACCGATGAGATCGCCAAGCTCAAGTACAAGGACCCAAACTCTCCTCGGATCGTGGTTCTCGAGCAAGAGCTGGTTCGCGCAGAAGCCGAGTCCCTCGTAGCCGAGGCTCAGCTTTCCAACATCACTcgcgagaagctcaaggcaGCTTTCCAGTACCAGTTCGATGCACTCCGTGAGCACTGCGAGAAGGTGGCCATCATCGCTGGCTACGGCAAGCACCTTCTGGATCTCATCGACGATACTCCAGTCACCCCTGGTGAAACTCGCGCCTCGTACGATGGATACGATGCTAGCAAGGCTATCATTCAGGACTGCGAAGAGGCACTTGCCAACTGGGTTACCTCTAAGGCCGCCGTCAAGTCCGACGTGTCACAGCGCACGCGCACCCTATCTCAGCGTCGCCGGGAGGCTATCGGCAAGAACCGCGATGGTGTCGACCTCTCTACTCAGGACCAGCCCATGAGGGGCGATCGGGATTCGTGGGTCCCTGCTGACCAGCACCCAACCTACGTTGAAGATGGTGAGGAAGTCGCTAGCACCGTGGACGGAGAGGCTCGGggtcgagaagaagaacgcGAGCCTGTCAGCGTCTAA
- a CDS encoding fungal-specific transcription factor domain-containing protein, whose product MQNPARDAGFVPSWGALGSSSIARQGMRLSNGPGLANRRRNPLACEMCYKKKVKCEVEGSDTACIQCMRRNITCKFTTRKEKRDNLKRTNYVKTLEERLKKTESLLRAAGLLDDDDITQLDSGGEDGNDNSEDETDIDPTQNEHYGSMSRDSGMPASTDSIHVANEESNVTSLSTKSAGQSQKLPWDSTLHQPPLFRYDPREDSRYYGRSSFLSILSRDGIEWIKSKTGESRFLTLLHENKDHDNPWDHWRPDVFHDVFSSTVFKPLPPRAEVFSLLKDYFRTVNRLFPLYHEATFMQLVEWQYTQQTCDDAARWASINIILSLAYEYRFSNCQKSEKDREKAWLYYKNAMSVFPELTLRRTDILSVQALIGMALFLRGNSGTQSASPIITAAIRSCQRMGLHRDVPRPHLSQAEQEQRKRVFWVAYILDQSACIRTGSSPTQHPDDLDIGFPEVDNDDEFTMNGNASFFRQLCHLTLIRSRVYSKLYAVKALQKMSPREIYDIVRELREELEEWHNASPFTQQLKPRGASQDFLVGFATAGLQFGYYNSMIMIHRLPLTIHFAYMRHSTIDVKWDVDHKTIFNESTKASSICVQAARDTLKLVNNLPWGDIAWIWSLLYYIFLAVTILFTYILRDSQHPKAREDLQHLSMAATFFTTLIPGDGPCNYAKFMTKMCANFERVARAVVEREQKTFKSSDRHPQPVTPSVTTQGQNERSSPSKEQASHSSCTGNVDIPQIEGLPRINSSGYVVPESPSAASEDAPSGDLPAVSDPLLGGFSVSQPHESTSASIQQSYQYPMDDTFPAPMAHNIQQPELWQIPMTADWEFGGQFLSLFGPQFLDQGGSDVMSAMAGMTAPPMPSAPMNMGFNCEDSDNVDDYPAWMPRGFMNLF is encoded by the exons ATGCAAAACCCAGCGCGGGATGCTGGGTTTGTGCCATCTTGGGGGGCGCTGGGCAGCTCTTCCATTGCCCGGCAGGGTATGCGATTGAGCAACGGTCCTGGTCTGGCAAATCGAAGACGCAACCCATTG GCGTGTGAGATGTGCTATAAGAAGAAAGTCAAATGCGAAGTTGAGGGCTCCGACACGGCCTGTATCCAATGTATGCGTCGTAACATAACGTGCAAATTCACcacaaggaaagagaagagagataATCTGAAAAG AACGAACTACGTGAAAACCCTAGAAGAACGTTTGAAGAAGACTGAATCTTTACTCCGCGCTGCAGGTCTTCTAGACGACGACGATATTACTCAACTTGATTCCGGTGGTGAAGATGGTAACGACAACTCTGAGGACGAAACTGATATTGATCCTACACAAAACGAACATTATGGTTCGATGAGCCGTGATTCCGGGATGCCGGCATCGACAGACTCAATACATGTTGCAAACGAAGAGTCGAACGTCACGTCTCTATCGACTAAATCTGCCGGACAGAGCCAGAAACTACCTTGGGATAGCACCCTGCATCAGCCACCCCTCTTCCGCTATGACCCTAGAGAAGACTCTCGATATTACG GACGATCTTCATTCCTGTCCATTTTATCTCGAGATGGAATTGAGTGGATCAAGAGCAAGACAGGAGAGTCTAGGTTTCTTACTCTACTACACGAGAACAAGGACCACGACAACCCTTGGGATCACTGGCGGCCAGATGTATTCCATGACGTGTTCTCGTCCACAGTCTTTAAGCCCTTACCTCCGAGAGCAGAAGTATTTTCCTTATTGAAGGATTATTTTCGCACAGTGAACCGGTTATTCCCACTGTACCATGAGGCGACATTTATGCAGTTGGTTGAATGGCAGTATACGCAACAGACGTGTGATGATGCTGCCCGTTGGGCCAGCATCAATATTATTCTCTCTTTAGCTTACGAATATCGATTTTCCAACTGTCAGAAGTCAGAAAAAGATAGGGAGAAAGCCTGGCTGTACTACAAGAATGCTATGTCAGTATTTCCGGAGCTGACATTACGGAGGACCGATATTCTGAGCGTGCAGGCCCTTATTGGCATGGCTTTATTTCTCCGAGGAAATTCGGGTACTCAGTCAGCATCACCTATCATAACAGCAGCCATACGATCATGCCAACGAATGGGGCTTCATCGTGACGTTCCCAGACCCCATCTTTCCCAGGCCGAGCAAGAACAGAGGAAGAGGGTATTCTGGGTTGCCTATATCCTTGATCAGAG CGCATGCATACGGACGGGGAGTTCGCCCACCCAGCATCCAGACGATCTTGATATCGGTTTTCCCGAGGTGgataatgatgatgagtTTACAATGAACGGCAATGCTTCTTTTTTCCGCCAGCTTTGCCATTTGACGCTCATAAGAAGCCGGGTATATAGTAAACTTTATGCTGTTAAGGCTCTGCAGAAAATGTCTCCCAGAGAGATCTACGATATTGTCCGGGAGCTCCGAGAGGAACTTGAAGAATGGCATAATGCAAGCCCTTTCACCCAACAACTGAAGCCGAGAGGAGCCAGTCAGGATTTCCTGGTTGGATTTGCTACTGCTGGTTTGCAGTTTGgctattataattctatgATCATGATCCACCGTCTGCCCTTGACTATTCATTTTGCCTATATGCGACATTCTACAATTGACGTCAAGTGGGACGTTGATCACAAAACCATCTTCAACGAGTCGACTAAGGCGAGCTCAATCTGCGTTCAGGCTGCCCGGGACACACTGAAGCTTGTGAATAACCTTCCCTGGGGGGACATAGCATGGATCTG GTCTCTGttgtattatattttccTGGCAGTTACCATACTATTCACTTATATCCTACGTGACAGTCAGCACCCCAAGGCAAGGGAAGATTTGCAGCATCTAAGCATGGCAGCAACCTTCTTCACAACGCTCATACCCGGCGACGGGCCCTGCAACTACGCCAAGTTTATGACTAAGATGTGTGCCAACTTTGAGCGAGTAGCCCGGGCAGTCGTTGAGCGAGAACAGAAGACATTCAAATCAAGCGATAGACATCCCCAGCCCGTGACACCATCCGTCACCACCCAGGGACAGAATGAAAGGAGCTCCCCGTCCAAGGAGCAAGCATCCCATTCGTCTTGTACCGGCAATGTTGACATTCCCCAAATCGAAGGCCTCCCACGTATAAACTCGTCAGGCTATGTTGTTCCTGAAAGCCCTAGCGCTGCCTCAGAAGACGCCCCCTCTGGGGACCTACCCGCTGTGAGCGATCCGCTCCTAGGCGGGTTCTCAGTGAGCCAGCCACATGAAAGCACAAGTGCAAGCATCCAGCAGAGCTACCAGTATCCAATGGATGACACTTTTCCGGCCCCTATGGCCCACAACATACAACAGCCAGAATTGTGGCAAATTCCAATGACGGCTGACTGGGAGTTTGGCGGTCAGTTTCTGAGTCTTTTCGGTCCACAATTCTTAGATCAAGGGGGTAGCGATGTCATGTCGGCAATGGCCGGGATGACAGCACCACCAATGCCTTCGGCGCCAATGAATATGGGGTTCAACTGCGAGGATTCTGATAATGTGGACGACTATCCTGCGTGGATGCCCCGAGGATTTATGAACCTCTTCTAA
- a CDS encoding uncharacterized protein (N-terminus of kinetochore NMS complex subunit Spc7-domain containing protein), giving the protein MASRSDSAGSARPRSRRSIAHVPRSRFTSGVDKENTTTDISSSQPILGSARLAGKDKKSRSKSLGPGGLDALQNSNGNRRKSTTAFPLKSILKPTVPVSPVRNIPSFEETRRRTPARGPQHHEDNEGGGSQGKEGMLINLGTPAQPSGSINESNPFDSFNASSIRDEMAAARERDEKNRRERERKAILEQREARRKSMANRRVSFAPEATLHTWNVVEIPDDSTSSSTSNSTRRASSLTSENQATPAAEQTEPPLSPDAEIESDIAFSPVQYPDLQQLANQPQYGAYDGMEGSQQMSSSPFSGSSADGSEDIGLQAETRDDDEEDDDNSSTSGFDGESTAMSLDDVTAHSAATARSEESNTSSSARLNEALRQAAREAGTKSIDDDENGEMSMEIADQEITGAFQPWIKKGQRQSFDWEDISARHDQENAYPTDHPTRDAGIHDAPSDNGDEDMSMEVTNAIGRIISKPASRRQSTIRRKSSGEETNYGEQTMELTNVVGGIAQPASPAGSTGADSNANEDEEMTMEFTSVVGGLLGKPSTQDEDEDDYGAARSSAQEDSNERNFSEWNEDGAIEDGEDMEITGAVGGILPPNEERDEPEDDDQTAGMEITTAVGRILPSEAEASSKEEAREEMDMELESAERGSSPFQESVRQSPAKSPALFHVATVTSESGSPSLASVRSRHTRQSLGQGSSGTLTSTTPKTSPSENSLAPPKPSTPEVSRPTTPGKTPPSSAKGFRNASPKKLFQPELQESANKRKSPRKSLFGNSATGESTPLFVLQPKSKRRSSGLGIDKEGLGSPKVAAMLDKRRSIGEDSAEFVPQERQQGVRFEDPLKLQEEVDREREEEESREDGHIPPLQGNDRDATTNLRDMISSLTPKKNKIAGRKSLHVGAARGLLGKRPMELDLPDDESDHTPKRLRGREASPVKNIRLPAPPTKDETVGRLGRSPAPPSIERSPAKVSITPTKEPKGSSVIVNPIDDEPTSSNATSTSEPAQEALDRQEESGPEVEPIQLQEFLNMTNIHFMELTTTKRRHTTAPDSAAKRRARLSSEKSSASKFDDCVAAGFCTVPMLELYQHSCRELKSYISEGRQVIRSIETETYAENPPLFREYMTAPPDIRLLMDNQFRNVKTHARLLSKATWYEWRMKLLEGLKDGLNRHVEEMRGDDELLSKHETLLSGVVPALVEKHTSLEEQATSLQQLADEIENCDQDELRDARGKLSSIEEEIASKQKLLEELQAEAQEKTNIIEAGAELKAEYLGQIQEAERVKEECRGWSAKEISELKESVHKIERQTGWSIISATSPSSSSAGPLVTMSYRNQLQLSFHPGAFFIDNSNSQPLATKEKLPIELKHSPQGRTKSVGHSSPLSPIGLLVLKSLQNELATIPQSKTAPKQMLHFVAQAWDLVLNLEEEARMLEFCGATKLKLSEIDAKPSLRARCTLLELPSGKGSSEAKNTGARRVDVDFAVKTRVQRGNSGDVGVLAFETDVIASKVYGFGTKNNSGMSEDEMRRLLRKELGEKSEPQLGNGIWSKAVQTLTGTVF; this is encoded by the exons ATGGCATCCAGAAGTGACTCCGCGGGGTCTGCCCGTCCGCGATCTCGTCGCTCGATCGCCCATGTACCCCGATCAAGGTTCACATCCGGAGTGGATAAGGAAAATACAACTACAGACATAAGTTCAAGTCAACCGATCTTGGGCTCCGCAAGACTGGCCGGGAAAGATAAGAAGTCCCGCAGTAAAAGCTTAGGGCCTGGTGGTTTAGATGCGCTTCAGAACTCCAACGGTAACCGACGCAAG TCTACTACAGCATTTCCTCTCAAATCTATTCTTAAACCCACCGTGCCCGTTTCGCCAGTGCGAAACATTCCCTCTTTCGAAGAAACACGGAGGCGAACACCAGCTCGTGGGCCACAACACCATGAAGACAATGAAGGTGGGGGAAGCCAGGGAAAAGAGGGCATGTTGATAAACCTTGGTACCCCAGCACAGCCGTCCGGGTCTATCAATGAGTCCAACCCGTTCGACAGCTTCAATGCTTCATCGATACGTGACGAGATGGCCGCTGCTAGAGAGCGTGATGAGAAAAACAGACGGGAGCGGGAGCGGAAGGCCATTCTAGAGCAGCGGGAAGCCCGCCGGAAGTCTATGG CAAATCGCCGAGTATCGTTCGCGCCGGAGGCAACATTACACACATGGAACGTAGTGGAAATTCCCGACGACTCTACTTCATCGTCTACCTCCAACTCCACCCGACGCGCATCTTCCTTAACTTCTGAGAACCAGGCAACACCTGCTGCCGAACAGACTGAACCTCCCTTGTCCCCGGATGCCGAAATCGAGTCGGACATAGCATTTTCTCCAGTGCAATacccagatcttcaacagtTGGCAAACCAACCTCAGTATGGAGCTTACGATGGAATGGAAGGCTCCCAGCAAATGTCCTCTAGCCCTTTTAGCGGAAGCTCTGCAGATGGCAGTGAAGATATTGGGCTGCAAGCTGAGACTAgagatgacgatgaggaggatgacgacaACTCTTCAACCTCTGGTTTTGACGGTGAAAGTACTGCAATGAGCTTAGACGACGTGACTGCTCACTCAGCTGCGACGGCTCGATCTGAGGAATCGAATACCAGCTCCAGCGCTCGACTCAATGAGGCTCTTCGACAAGCAGCTCGAGAGGCCGGCACAAAGAGCATCGACGACGATGAGAACGGCGAGATGTCAATGGAGATCGCTGATCAGGAGATCACAGGGGCTTTCCAACCCTGGATTAAGAAAGGACAGAGACAAAGTTTTGACTGGGAAGACATTAGCGCCAGACATGATCAAGAGAATGCATATCCAACGGATCACCCAACCCGCGATGCGGGCATCCATGATGCGCCAAGTGATAACGGAGACGAAGACATGAGCATGGAAGTGACCAATGCCATTGGCCGGATTATCTCCAAACCGGCAAGCCGTCGTCAAAGCACCATCCGTCGCAAGTCAAGTGGCGAGGAAACAAACTACGGTGAACAAACGATGGAGCTCACAAATGTGGTCGGGGGCATCGCGCAGCCTGCTTCCCCTGCGGGGTCCACAGGCGCCGATAGTAATGCAAACGAGGACGAAGAGATGACAATGGAATTTACTTCCGTAGTTGGCGGGCTTCTGGGCAAACCCTCCACccaagacgaggatgaggacgactATGGGGCAGCTAGGTCTTCTGCTCAGGAAGACTCCAATGAACGGAACTTCTCCGAATGGAACGAGGACGGAGCAATagaagatggcgaagatATGGAGATCACTGGGGCCGTTGGCGGTATCCTTCCACCGAACGAGGAGCGAGATGAAccagaggatgatgatcagaCTGCAGGAATGGAAATCACGACAGCCGTGGGTAGGATATTACCATCGGAGGCCGAAGCCAGTAGTAAAGAGGAAGCAAGGGAAGAGATGGACATGGAATTGGAATCTGCTGAGCGCGGTAGTTCTCCGTTCCAAGAATCCGTTCGACAGTCTCCTGCAAAGTCACCAGCTCTTTTCCATGTTGCTACAGTCACCTCGGAGAGTGGCAGTCCTAGTTTGGCAAGTGTCAGATCCCGACACACAAGGCAGAGTCTGGGTCAAGGATCTTCGGGCACTCTAACCTCAACTACCCCTAAAACGTCCCCATCAGAGAACTCGTTGGCTCCCCCGAAGCCATCGACGCCGGAAGTTAGTCGTCCTACGACGCCTGGAAAAACTCCGCCATCAAGTGCCAAAGGATTCAGGAACGCGTCACCGAAGAAGCTCTTTCAACCTGAACTGCAGGAGTCGGCGAATAAGCGGAAGTCGCCCCGTAAGAGCCTTTTTGGAAACAGTGCGACGGGCGAATCCACGCCTCTCTTTGTTCTGCAACCGAAAAGTAAGAGGCGATCATCTGGACTTGGGATTGATAAAGAAGGACTAGGGTCACCCAAGGTAGCTGCTATGCTTGATAAGCGCCGGTCTATTGGCGAAGACAGTGCTGAGTTCGTTCCTCAGGAGCGGCAACAAGGTGTACGATTCGAAGATCCTTTGAAGCTTCAAGAGGAGGTTGATCGTGagcgcgaagaagaagaaagccgcgAGGACGGACATATCCCACCGTTGCAAGGTAATGACCGAGATGCGACTACGAACCTGAGGGATATGATTTCAAGCCTCAcaccgaagaagaacaaaattGCCGGCCGAAAAAGCTTACATGTCGGTGCGGCGCGGGGCTTACTTGGTAAACGGCCAATGGAGCTGGACCTACCTGACGACGAATCTGATCATACACCTAAGCGTCTAAGAGGTCGCGAGGCTAGTCCTGTGAAGAATATCAGGCTCCCTGCACCACCGACGAAAGATGAAACGGTCGGACGTCTAGGCCGCTCACCTGCTCCCCCATCCATTGAAAGATCTCCGGCAAAGGTTAGCATCACCCCTACGAAGGAGCCGAAGGGCTCCTCTGTGATAGTAAACCCTATAGATGACGAGCCAACTTCGTCCAATGCTACATCTACTTCTGAGCCAGCTCAAGAAGCTCTCGATCGCCAGGAAGAATCCGGGCCAGAAGTTGAGCCTATCCAATTGCAAGAGTTCTTGAACATGACCAACATTCACTTCATGGAACTTACCACGACGAAGCGTCGACATACCACTGCGCCGGACAGTGCGGCCAAAAGAAGAGCCAGACTTTCTAGCGAAAAGTCTAGTGCCTCCAAGTTTGATGATTGTGTCGCTGCTGGCTTCTGTACCGTTCCCATGCTCGAGCTTTATCAACAT TCTTGCCGAGAGTTGAAGTCGTATATTTCAGAAGGTAGGCAAGTTATCCGGTCCATCGAGACGGAGACTTATGCCGAAAACCCGCCATTATTCCGAGAATACATGACAGCCCCTCCCGATATCCGTCTACTAATGGACAATCAATTTCGAAACGTAAAGACTCACGCTAGGCTACTCAGCAAAGCTACTTGGTATGAGTGGCGGATGAAGCTCCTCGAGGGTCTGAAAGATGGGCTTAATCGCCACGTTGAAGAAATGAGAGGTGATGATGAACTTTTGTCGAAGCATGAGACACTCCTTAGCGGTGTTGTGCCCGCGCTTGTCGAAAAACATACATCACTAGAGGAACAGGCTACATCTCTGCAGCAGTTGGCGGACGAGATTGAGAATTGCGATCAGGATGAACTCCGTGATGCTCGCGGGAAACTCTCTAGCattgaggaggagattgCATCAAAGCAGAAGCTACTCGAAGAATTACAAGCGGAAGcccaagaaaagacaaacatTATCGAAGCCGGAGCGGAGCTTAAAGCAGAATACTTGGGCCAAATTCAAGAGGCAGAACGCGTTAAAGAGGAATGTCGGGGCTGGAGTGCCAAGGAGATTAGTGAGTTGAAGG AATCCGTCCATAAGATTGAACGCCAGACAGGATGGTCTATCATCTCGGCCACCTCTCCTTCAAGTTCCTCTGCAGGTCCGTTGGTGACGATGTCCTATCGTAACCAGCTCCAACTTTCGTTCCACCCGGGGGCCTTCTTTATTGATAATAGTAACAGCCAACCTCTTGCTACTAAGGAAAAATTGCCTATTGAGCTGAAACACAGCCCTCAAGGCAGAACAAAATCTGTAGGCCATTCCTCTCCGCTCTCGCCGATAGGGTTGTTAGTCTTGAAGTCTCTTCAAAATGAGCTTGCAACCATCCCGCAATCTAAAACAGCCCCAAAGCAGATGCTCCATTTCGTCGCGCAAGCGTGGGACCTTGTGCTTAATCTCGAGGAGGAAGCCCGTATGTTGGAATTCTGCGGTGCTACCAAGCTCAAGCTTTCTGAGATTGATGCAAAACCCTCCCTCAGGGCGAGATGCACTCTGCTCGAACTACCATCTGGAAAGGGATCCTCAGAAGCAAAGAACACAGGGGCTAGAAGAGTCGATGTTGACTTTGCTGTCAAGACGCGTGTTCAAAGAGGAAACTCTGGTGATGTTGGTGTCCTAGCATTCGAGACCGATGTAATTGCCAGCAAGGTCTATGGCTTTGGCACAAAGAACAACTCCGGCATGTCTGAGGATGAGATGCGAAGACTTCTTCGTAAGGAGCTCGGGGAGAAGTCCGAGCCCCAGCTTGGAAACGGTATATGGAGCAAGGCAGTTCAGACACTTACCGGGACAGTGTTTTAA
- a CDS encoding 40S ribosomal protein uS17, with the protein MATELTVQSERAFQKQPHIFNNPKTLAKSKKVGQGRRWYKDVGLGFRTPKTAIEGTYIDKKCPFTGMVSIRGRILTGRVVSTKMHRTIVIRREYLHYVPKYNRYEKRHKNLAAHVSPAFRVEEGDWVTVGQCRPLSKTVRFNVLRVLPRTGKAVKAFSKF; encoded by the exons ATGGCGACCGAGTTGACCGTCCAGTCGGAACGTGCGTTCCAGAAGCAGCCtcacatcttcaacaaccCTAAGACTCTTGcgaagagcaagaaggttGGCCAGGGCCGCAGATGGTACAAGGATGTTGGTCTTGGATTCCGTACCCCCAAGACCGCCATTGAGGGCACCTACATCG ACAAGAAGTGCCCCTTCACTGGTATGGTCTCCATCCGTGGCCGTATCCTGACCGGCCGTGTTGTCTCCACCAAGATGCACCGTACCATCGTCATCCGCCGTGAATACCTCCACTACGTCCCCAAGTACAACCGTTACGAGAAGAGACACAAGAACCTTGCTGCTCACGTCTCTCCCGCTTTCCGTGTTGAGGAGGGTGACTGGGTTACCGTCGGCCAGTGCCGTCCCCTGTCCAAGACT GTCCGCTTCAACGTCCTCCGTGTCCTGCCCCGTACCGGCAAGGCCGTCAAGGCTTTCTCCAAGTTCTAA
- a CDS encoding positive-acting master sulfur regulatory (bZIP transcription factor, putative), with product MSDEHIARQTASSLDRLENFNFLLSRHDPALAKSRHYSFDADAAGLAPFQNLSMDYDQTEGMGGISVSSYDSIEDERNPIDVRGYPYHAADKHINYSLPDQMISYPAHPIYPPISYGPDDLGHAPGALTPSDVSSSISPPNGQLGHTKYSTQIPGDHLASALSQEEHVRRAAEEDRRRRNTAASARFRMKKKQREQTLERTVRETTEKNATLEARVAQLEMENRWLKNLLTEKHESTSSRMPPPPEDSTALNQKGNSGGNGQKHIQPKKKGVGTDN from the exons ATGTCAGATGAGCACATCGCTCGTCAGACAGCGTCAAGCCTCGATAGGCTTGAGAATTTCAACTTCTTACTCTCCCGACACGATCCTGCCCTGGCAAAGAGTCGACATTACTCTTTCGACGCAGACGCGGCCGGCTTGGCTCCTTTTCAAAACCTGAGCATGGATTACGACCAGACTGAGGGAATGGGCGGTATTTCCGTCAGTTCCTACGATAGCATTGAGGATGAACGGAACCCGATCGATGTGAGAGGGTATCCCTATCATG CAGCTGATAAACACATCAACTACTCCCTCCCCGACCAAATGATCTCATATCCAGCTCACCCGATCTACCCTCCAATCTCTTATGGACCTGATGATCTGGGTCATGCCCCGGGGGCTCTGACACCCTCGGACGTTTCATCATCCATATCACCCCCGAATGGTCAACTCGGACACACCAAGTACAGCACGCAGATCCCTGGTGATCACCTCGCTTCTGCACTTTCGCAAGAAGAGCATGTTCGTCGTgctgccgaagaagaccGGCGGCGGCGAAACACCGCGGCTAGCGCCCGGTTTCGCATGAAAAAGAAGCAGCGTGAGCAGACGCTGGAACGGACAGTGCGAGAGACTACGGAGAAGAACGCTACTCTCGAGGCCCGCGTAGCCCagctggagatggaaaaTCGATGGTTGAAGAATCTCTTGACTGAGAAACACGAATCGACGAGTAGTCGCATGCCGCCCCCACCGGAAGACAGTACAGCCTTGAACCAAAAAGGCAACAGTGGCGGAAACGGCCAAAAACACATCCAGCCAAAAAAGAAGGGTGTGGGCACCGATAACTAG